Proteins found in one Nostoc sp. NIES-3756 genomic segment:
- a CDS encoding NifU family protein, which yields MELTLENVETVLDEMRPYLISDGGNVEVVELDGPIVKLRLQGACGSCPSSTMTLRMGIERRLREMIPEIAEVEQVL from the coding sequence ATGGAACTCACACTGGAAAACGTTGAAACCGTTTTAGATGAAATGCGTCCTTACCTGATTTCTGATGGCGGTAACGTGGAAGTTGTAGAACTCGATGGGCCTATTGTTAAATTACGTTTACAAGGTGCTTGTGGTTCTTGTCCTAGCTCTACCATGACCCTGAGAATGGGTATTGAGCGCCGTCTGCGGGAAATGATTCCTGAAATTGCTGAAGTTGAGCAGGTACTATAG
- a CDS encoding methylenetetrahydrofolate reductase, which produces MDNNHSCTALNYFSKAAQAGEFLVTAEVAPPKGGNPSHMIEMAATLKGRVHAVNITDGSRAVLRMSSLVASAILLQQGIEPICQMACRDRNRIALQADLIGAHALGIRNILALTGDPVKAGDHPEAKAVFDLEAVRLLQLIRKMNQGVDCNDKPLTDGATDLFVGAAVDPQCASWSGLQSRFERKIEAGAQFFQSQLITDFERLEKFMDKMASVYNKPILAGIFLLKSAKNAQFINRCVPGVNIPEHIIDRLAKAKDPLEEGVKIAAEQVQTARQLCHGVHMMAVKREDLIPKILDLAGVAPVHQVLVR; this is translated from the coding sequence ATGGACAATAACCATAGCTGTACTGCTTTGAATTATTTCAGTAAAGCCGCGCAAGCGGGGGAATTTTTAGTTACCGCCGAGGTAGCACCACCAAAAGGGGGAAATCCCAGCCACATGATTGAAATGGCGGCGACTCTTAAGGGGAGAGTTCATGCTGTCAATATTACCGATGGTAGCCGTGCGGTGTTGCGGATGTCTTCATTGGTAGCATCGGCAATTTTGTTGCAACAGGGTATTGAACCAATTTGTCAGATGGCTTGCCGCGATCGCAACCGTATCGCCTTACAAGCCGACCTCATAGGCGCTCATGCTTTGGGTATTCGTAATATCCTAGCTTTAACTGGCGACCCGGTAAAAGCAGGCGACCATCCCGAAGCCAAAGCCGTCTTTGACTTGGAAGCTGTGCGACTATTACAACTGATTCGCAAAATGAATCAAGGTGTCGATTGCAACGATAAACCCTTGACCGATGGCGCAACCGATTTATTTGTAGGTGCAGCAGTAGACCCGCAATGTGCGAGTTGGTCTGGTTTACAAAGCCGCTTTGAACGCAAAATTGAAGCCGGAGCGCAATTTTTTCAAAGTCAATTAATCACTGATTTTGAAAGGCTAGAAAAGTTCATGGATAAGATGGCTTCTGTCTATAATAAACCTATTTTGGCAGGAATTTTCTTACTAAAATCAGCAAAAAATGCCCAATTTATTAATAGGTGCGTTCCCGGTGTAAATATACCCGAACACATTATTGATAGATTAGCAAAAGCCAAAGACCCATTAGAAGAAGGTGTCAAAATTGCCGCCGAACAAGTACAAACAGCGCGTCAATTGTGTCATGGTGTCCACATGATGGCTGTCAAGCGGGAAGATTTGATTCCTAAAATTTTGGACTTGGCTGGTGTTGCGCCAGTTCATCAGGTGTTGGTGAGGTAG
- a CDS encoding serine/threonine-protein kinase: MNCFSGNIANLQQYNLQHNQLAQMCGSKDLFRDRYRILRILGRGGFGITFLAQDAMLPGNPLCVIKQLCPKVASAKTWQNACQRFEKEAKTLAKLGSHSQIPMLLNYFEGDGELYLIQEYVRGCTLSREVKQGGTKTEAEVKQFLRELLLILQYLYQNQVIHRDIKPQNLVRCADDGRIVLIDFGAVKEQLADICINSVHQAQTNFVGTMGFAPPEQFSLRPVYGSDIYALGMTCIYLLTGKSPVELENDGQTGEISWRNHVNVSNSFARIISKMVKMSLDERFQKPQDVIKALNVETELPNLSNCLTSKPLNTRYETKVETSESYVSSVARTAIAIREWKAKLKQRPEARG, encoded by the coding sequence ATGAATTGCTTTTCGGGAAATATTGCAAACCTACAACAGTACAATTTACAGCATAATCAGCTGGCGCAAATGTGTGGTTCTAAAGACCTATTTCGCGATCGCTATCGAATATTGCGAATATTAGGTAGAGGTGGTTTTGGCATCACATTCTTGGCGCAAGATGCTATGTTACCCGGAAATCCGTTATGTGTGATTAAGCAGCTTTGTCCGAAGGTGGCTAGTGCTAAAACTTGGCAAAACGCCTGTCAACGCTTTGAAAAGGAAGCCAAAACTTTAGCGAAACTTGGTAGCCACTCGCAAATTCCCATGCTGCTTAACTATTTTGAAGGCGATGGGGAGCTTTATTTAATCCAAGAATACGTACGTGGTTGTACTTTGTCCCGGGAAGTTAAACAAGGTGGTACAAAGACTGAAGCAGAGGTCAAGCAATTTTTGCGGGAATTACTGCTGATTTTGCAATATCTTTATCAAAATCAAGTAATTCATCGAGATATTAAACCGCAAAACTTAGTGCGCTGTGCGGATGATGGACGCATAGTCTTAATAGATTTTGGTGCAGTTAAGGAACAGTTAGCTGATATATGTATAAATTCAGTCCATCAAGCCCAGACTAACTTTGTAGGAACAATGGGATTTGCACCACCAGAACAGTTTTCCTTGCGTCCAGTTTATGGCAGTGATATTTATGCTTTAGGGATGACTTGCATTTATCTGTTAACTGGTAAATCTCCTGTAGAATTGGAAAATGACGGTCAAACCGGGGAGATAAGCTGGCGTAATCACGTAAATGTCAGTAACAGTTTTGCCAGAATTATCAGCAAGATGGTGAAAATGTCTTTAGATGAGCGTTTTCAGAAACCACAAGACGTGATCAAAGCTTTAAATGTAGAAACTGAATTGCCAAACTTGAGTAATTGTTTAACTAGCAAACCATTAAATACTAGATATGAAACAAAAGTAGAAACTAGTGAGAGTTACGTTTCTTCTGTAGCTAGAACTGCGATCGCGATTCGAGAATGGAAGGCTAAACTTAAGCAAAGGCCAGAGGCCAGAGGCTAG
- a CDS encoding glycoside hydrolase, with protein sequence MTHPLYVAFIWHQHQPLYKSPDNGISELSSQQYRLPWVRLHGTKDYLDLVLILEKYPKLHQTVNLVPSLILQLEDYIAGTAFDPYLTASLTPTEQLTWQQREFIIQHFFDANHHTLIDPHPRYAQLYYQRQEKGQTWCLENWQLADYGDLLAWHNLAWIDPLFWDDPEIEAWLKQGRNFTLSDRQRIYSKQRDILSRIIPQHRKMQESGQLEVTTTPYTHPILPLLADTNSGRVAVPTMTLPNSRFRWAEDIPRHLSKAWELYLDRFGQEPRGLWPSEQSVSPEILPYIIKQGFEWICSDEAVLGWTLKHFFHRDGAGNVQQPELLYRPYRLATPAGDLAIVFRDHRLSDLIGFTYGSMPANQAAADLVGHLQAIAKMQREHPSDQPWLVTIALDGENCWEYYPQDGKLFLEALYQRLSNEPHIQLVTVSEFLQKFPATATIPGEQLHSGSWVDGSFTTWIGDPVKNRAWDYLTQARIMLANHPEATEENNPEAWEALYAAEGSDWFWWFGEGHSSNQDAIFDQLFREHLCGIYKALNEPIPAYLKQPLEVHEVKTDHSPTSFIHPVIDGSGDEQDWDKAGRIEVGGARGTMHNSSVVQRLWYGVDHLNFYLRVDFKSGVTPGGDLPPELNLLWFYPDKTMHNSPIPLADVPDTAPLNYLFHHHLEINLLTQSVQFQEAAEHYQWHPRVSRAQVALDKCLEVAIPWADLQIPPDYPLRMIVVLADEGQFSKYLPEDSLIPIEVP encoded by the coding sequence ATGACTCACCCTCTTTACGTTGCTTTCATCTGGCATCAACACCAACCGTTATATAAATCTCCCGACAACGGCATTTCTGAACTGTCCAGTCAGCAATATCGGCTGCCTTGGGTACGCCTACACGGAACGAAGGATTATTTAGATTTGGTGTTGATTTTGGAGAAGTATCCGAAATTACATCAGACAGTGAATTTAGTTCCTTCCTTAATTCTGCAACTGGAAGATTATATTGCGGGTACAGCTTTTGACCCTTACCTCACTGCTAGCCTGACACCTACTGAGCAACTGACTTGGCAACAAAGAGAGTTTATCATCCAGCACTTTTTTGATGCCAATCACCACACCTTGATTGACCCTCATCCCCGTTATGCTCAGTTGTATTACCAAAGGCAGGAAAAAGGACAGACTTGGTGTTTGGAGAATTGGCAATTAGCTGATTATGGTGATTTGTTAGCCTGGCATAATTTAGCCTGGATAGACCCTCTGTTTTGGGATGACCCGGAAATTGAGGCTTGGTTAAAGCAGGGGCGTAACTTTACATTAAGCGATCGCCAGCGTATCTATTCCAAACAGCGTGATATTCTCAGCCGTATTATCCCCCAGCACCGGAAAATGCAGGAATCGGGGCAATTGGAAGTCACCACCACACCTTACACTCACCCGATTTTGCCTCTGTTAGCCGATACCAATTCTGGGCGGGTAGCAGTACCAACTATGACATTGCCTAATTCCCGGTTTCGATGGGCAGAAGATATTCCTCGTCATTTAAGCAAAGCTTGGGAACTATACTTAGATAGGTTTGGGCAGGAACCGAGAGGTTTATGGCCTTCTGAACAATCTGTTAGTCCAGAGATATTACCGTATATTATTAAACAGGGTTTCGAGTGGATTTGCTCAGATGAAGCTGTTTTAGGCTGGACATTAAAACACTTCTTTCATCGGGACGGTGCAGGGAATGTACAGCAGCCAGAACTGCTGTATCGACCATATCGCCTAGCAACTCCAGCTGGAGATTTAGCGATTGTCTTCCGTGATCATAGATTATCAGACTTGATTGGCTTTACCTACGGGTCAATGCCAGCCAACCAAGCAGCCGCCGACCTGGTGGGACATTTGCAGGCGATCGCTAAAATGCAAAGAGAACATCCCAGTGACCAGCCTTGGTTAGTTACTATTGCTTTGGATGGCGAAAACTGCTGGGAGTATTACCCCCAAGACGGCAAGTTATTCTTAGAAGCTTTATATCAGCGTTTAAGCAACGAACCCCATATTCAACTCGTTACTGTCTCCGAATTTCTCCAAAAATTCCCAGCCACAGCCACCATTCCCGGAGAACAACTTCATAGCGGTTCTTGGGTTGATGGTAGCTTTACTACTTGGATTGGTGATCCCGTTAAAAACCGGGCTTGGGATTACCTCACCCAAGCAAGAATTATGCTCGCAAACCATCCAGAAGCCACAGAAGAAAATAATCCCGAAGCTTGGGAAGCATTGTATGCAGCCGAGGGTTCAGATTGGTTCTGGTGGTTTGGAGAAGGACATTCCTCAAACCAAGATGCTATTTTTGACCAGTTATTTAGAGAACATTTATGTGGCATATACAAAGCCTTGAATGAACCTATCCCTGCATATCTCAAGCAGCCATTAGAAGTTCATGAAGTCAAAACAGATCATTCTCCTACAAGCTTTATACATCCTGTAATTGATGGGAGTGGTGACGAACAAGACTGGGACAAAGCCGGACGGATAGAAGTAGGTGGTGCGCGGGGGACAATGCACAATAGCAGCGTTGTTCAACGCCTGTGGTATGGGGTAGATCACTTGAATTTCTACTTACGAGTAGACTTTAAAAGCGGTGTAACACCAGGAGGAGATTTACCTCCAGAGTTAAACCTGTTGTGGTTCTATCCTGATAAGACAATGCACAACAGCCCAATTCCTTTGGCAGATGTGCCAGATACCGCTCCACTTAATTATCTATTCCATCATCATTTGGAAATTAACTTGCTTACCCAATCAGTTCAGTTCCAGGAAGCAGCAGAACATTATCAATGGCATCCTCGTGTCAGCCGCGCCCAAGTCGCTTTAGATAAATGTTTAGAAGTAGCCATACCCTGGGCAGATTTACAAATTCCCCCAGATTATCCTTTACGGATGATTGTAGTGCTTGCTGATGAAGGACAGTTTAGTAAGTATTTGCCAGAGGATTCTTTGATTCCGATTGAAGTGCCTTAA
- a CDS encoding serine/threonine protein kinase has translation MPWITGQQLQGGKYVIEKVLGQGGFGITYKALEVDLERTVVIKTLREDRSDDIDIKRFKEEAKTLAGLSQKLHRHIVTVFTWFQEGDIYCLVMEFVSGENIFKVVERRGALPEIEIVPLIRQIGEALIVVHKVGVIHRDAHPGNIMLLSDDKGNYDQAVLIDFGIAKKVVPLTQSSVNKHGHKNFAPYEQIYNGSRHPTVDVYALTATLYYAVTGQAPTNSLARKLENIPLKPPKEIIPSISNQLNQAILKGMALEAKDRPQSIQAWLAMLQPFEPVKPPFEPVKPPFESVKKPVVIPPKAQPSLLTILSNSIANLLRIMPWGWLIGVLFIYLFIGYLLVMYNAPLWGWAIAVAVPVTWAMTWASAVIWAVALAVDLAGAGAGSIVWCFAWAVVVALAVSWVGTEAFGMVAVPMAATVTMAGEKLLKSFNHFYTFLVLVFTSVFGLGLGLLVHRVVNGVS, from the coding sequence ATGCCCTGGATAACAGGACAACAATTACAAGGTGGTAAATATGTAATTGAAAAAGTCCTGGGACAGGGGGGATTTGGGATTACTTACAAAGCATTGGAAGTTGACTTAGAACGAACAGTTGTCATAAAGACACTCCGTGAAGATCGTAGTGACGATATAGACATAAAGCGATTTAAGGAAGAGGCAAAAACCCTAGCAGGTTTATCTCAAAAACTTCATCGTCATATCGTAACGGTATTTACATGGTTTCAGGAAGGTGACATCTACTGTCTGGTAATGGAATTTGTGTCTGGAGAAAATATATTTAAGGTAGTAGAACGCAGAGGAGCATTACCGGAAATAGAAATTGTGCCATTAATCCGTCAGATTGGGGAAGCTTTGATAGTGGTGCATAAAGTAGGGGTAATACATCGAGATGCTCACCCTGGAAACATTATGCTCCTGAGCGATGATAAAGGCAATTATGATCAAGCTGTTTTAATTGATTTTGGTATTGCCAAAAAAGTAGTTCCCTTAACTCAGAGTTCTGTGAATAAACATGGTCACAAAAACTTTGCACCCTATGAGCAAATTTATAATGGTAGCCGACACCCAACAGTTGATGTTTACGCTCTAACCGCCACACTTTATTATGCAGTGACAGGTCAAGCTCCAACAAATTCTCTGGCTCGTAAGCTAGAAAATATTCCTCTCAAGCCACCTAAAGAAATTATTCCCAGTATTAGCAACCAATTAAATCAAGCAATACTCAAGGGTATGGCACTGGAGGCAAAAGACCGTCCTCAGTCAATACAGGCATGGTTAGCAATGCTACAACCTTTTGAACCTGTAAAACCACCTTTTGAACCTGTAAAACCACCTTTTGAATCAGTCAAAAAACCAGTAGTTATTCCTCCTAAAGCCCAGCCAAGTTTACTAACAATTTTAAGTAATTCCATAGCTAATTTACTGAGAATTATGCCTTGGGGCTGGTTGATTGGCGTATTATTCATTTACCTATTTATCGGCTATCTCTTAGTTATGTATAACGCTCCGTTGTGGGGTTGGGCTATAGCTGTAGCTGTACCTGTAACTTGGGCTATGACTTGGGCTAGTGCTGTGATTTGGGCTGTGGCTTTGGCTGTAGATTTGGCTGGTGCTGGTGCTGGATCTATAGTTTGGTGTTTTGCTTGGGCGGTGGTTGTGGCTTTGGCTGTGAGTTGGGTTGGTACTGAGGCTTTTGGAATGGTGGCTGTGCCTATGGCTGCAACTGTAACTATGGCTGGAGAAAAATTACTAAAATCCTTTAACCATTTCTACACATTTCTGGTTTTAGTTTTTACTTCCGTGTTTGGCTTGGGTTTGGGACTGCTAGTACACCGAGTTGTTAACGGAGTCTCATAA
- the trpS gene encoding tryptophan--tRNA ligase — protein sequence MGKQRVLSGVQPTGNLHLGNYLGAIRNWVEIQDQYDNFFCVVDLHAITVPHNPATLAADTYAIAALYLACGIDLQYSSIFVQSHVSAHSELAWLLNCITPLNWLQDMIQFKEKALKQGENVGAGLLIYPVLMAADILLYQADKVPVGEDQKQHLELTRDIVNRFNHQFAKDQPVLKLPDPLIRKEGARVMSLTDGTRKMSKSDPSELSRINLLDTPDQITNKIKRCKTDPVRGLTFDDPERPECNNLLTLYMLLSGKKKEEVAAECQDMGWGQFKPLLMETAINALKPIQDKYHQITADKGYLESVLRDGREKAEAVANQTLADVKAALGYSVPV from the coding sequence ATGGGTAAGCAGCGCGTTCTGTCGGGAGTTCAACCAACTGGTAATCTACATTTAGGTAACTATTTAGGGGCTATACGCAACTGGGTAGAGATTCAAGACCAGTACGATAATTTCTTTTGTGTAGTGGATTTACACGCAATTACTGTACCGCATAATCCAGCTACATTGGCGGCAGACACTTATGCGATCGCTGCACTTTATTTAGCCTGTGGTATTGATTTACAATACTCCAGTATCTTTGTCCAATCTCACGTCTCAGCCCACAGTGAACTGGCTTGGTTACTTAACTGCATCACCCCCCTCAATTGGCTACAAGACATGATTCAGTTTAAGGAAAAAGCACTCAAGCAGGGGGAAAACGTCGGTGCAGGCTTGTTAATTTATCCAGTGCTGATGGCGGCGGATATCTTGCTTTACCAAGCCGATAAAGTACCTGTAGGTGAAGACCAAAAGCAACACTTGGAACTTACACGGGATATTGTTAATAGATTTAACCATCAATTTGCCAAAGATCAACCTGTGCTAAAACTACCAGATCCTTTAATCCGTAAGGAAGGGGCAAGGGTGATGAGTTTAACAGATGGGACACGCAAAATGTCTAAATCTGACCCCTCAGAGTTAAGCCGGATTAATCTTTTGGATACACCAGATCAGATTACTAATAAAATTAAACGTTGTAAAACTGATCCAGTCAGAGGCTTAACCTTTGACGACCCAGAACGTCCAGAGTGTAATAACTTACTAACACTGTATATGCTCCTTTCTGGTAAAAAGAAGGAAGAAGTAGCAGCAGAGTGTCAAGATATGGGCTGGGGACAATTCAAACCACTGTTAATGGAAACAGCAATTAACGCCCTCAAACCCATACAAGATAAATATCACCAAATCACAGCCGATAAAGGTTATCTTGAGTCAGTGTTGCGTGATGGTAGAGAAAAAGCTGAAGCCGTCGCCAACCAAACCCTAGCAGATGTAAAAGCGGCGTTAGGCTATTCTGTACCTGTGTAA
- the pip gene encoding prolyl aminopeptidase: MRELYPLREPYKEGKLQVSQLHTIHFEESGNPQGKPVVLLHGGPGGGCPPFYRQYFHPEKWRLIMFDQRGCGKSQPHAELTENTTWDLVSDIEKLREHLGIEKWVVFGGSWGSTLSLAYSQTHSERCLGLILRGIFLLRQKELRWFYQEGASYIFPDAWEEYLSPIPEDEHDDLLTAYYKRLTSPDSQVRLQAARAWSIWEASTSRLFPDTQLKQTFGADNFADAFARIECHYFVNKGFFETEEQLLLNVHRIRHIPAVIVQGRYDVVCPMTSAWELHRAWPEAEFIVVPDAGHSMSETGIRSALIEATDKFAD, from the coding sequence ATGCGTGAACTTTATCCACTCCGAGAACCTTATAAAGAAGGTAAACTACAAGTTTCTCAATTACACACGATACATTTTGAAGAATCAGGAAATCCCCAAGGTAAGCCTGTGGTTTTACTGCATGGTGGCCCAGGTGGTGGCTGTCCACCATTTTATCGGCAGTATTTTCATCCTGAAAAATGGCGCTTGATAATGTTTGACCAGCGTGGCTGCGGTAAAAGCCAACCCCATGCAGAATTAACAGAAAATACAACGTGGGACTTAGTTAGTGATATTGAAAAACTCCGAGAACATTTAGGGATAGAAAAATGGGTAGTGTTCGGTGGAAGTTGGGGTAGCACTTTATCATTAGCTTATAGCCAAACTCATTCTGAGCGTTGTTTAGGATTGATTTTACGTGGGATATTTTTACTAAGACAAAAAGAGCTTCGTTGGTTTTATCAAGAAGGCGCTAGTTATATTTTTCCTGATGCTTGGGAAGAATATCTTAGTCCAATTCCTGAAGATGAACACGATGATTTACTTACAGCTTATTATAAACGTTTAACTAGCCCAGATTCGCAAGTTCGACTACAAGCAGCGCGTGCTTGGTCAATTTGGGAAGCCAGCACTAGCAGATTATTTCCTGATACTCAACTCAAGCAAACCTTTGGTGCAGATAATTTTGCTGATGCTTTCGCCAGAATTGAATGTCATTATTTTGTGAATAAAGGGTTTTTTGAAACAGAGGAACAACTATTATTAAATGTTCATCGTATTCGCCATATCCCGGCTGTGATTGTGCAGGGACGTTATGATGTGGTATGTCCGATGACATCAGCATGGGAATTGCATCGTGCTTGGCCGGAGGCTGAATTTATTGTAGTTCCTGATGCGGGTCATTCTATGAGTGAAACGGGAATCCGCAGTGCTTTGATTGAGGCTACGGATAAATTTGCAGATTAA
- a CDS encoding sensor histidine kinase codes for MTITANSQLPNRFPQNLESINNHKANNLLATLGAELVYVQDGTGRYLSFYWQKSDLLGFNPEQIVADGNSQEVFAPVDKISYTERLHQVMTNSVPEKFPFWFSCHQNLFELELVMSPIIPPLGTAATTVLVMGRLLQVKANNQEINVSITTPTQIDLASRSQQHQRLVNKITRNIRRTLDLDAIWQQTVDSLGKALRLERCIICPYQPSSSKVRVIAEYHQPDRVSMLGLEIDVTKEQAFAQALSTLEPIIMEVPGYDLCPQQKILVVATCYQDQANGLIAINLRDECYPLTNSEIELAKEVADQLGTAIAHATLYKELEAARQKAEEASRLKSEFLANVSHEIRTPLNGMIGFLKLILEGMADDAEERNQFLSEAHQLSLHLLNIINDILDIAKIEAGKMELVCAPVKLEELFSDVDNFMRPQAEVKNLSFRMQLPPTSDEIVVEGNYQRLLQVMLNIVGNAIKFTHEGGITVTADVVLKKGKFQEQQFPGMVRVRIADTGIGVSLDQQDKLFQLFSQVDGSRTRQYGGTGLGLAISQKLVETMGGEVHFYSLGEGLGSTVTFTVPLYQQPVMLSSSDSSSSID; via the coding sequence ATGACTATCACTGCCAATTCTCAATTGCCAAATAGATTTCCCCAAAACTTGGAATCAATTAATAATCATAAGGCTAATAACTTATTAGCTACCCTCGGCGCTGAGTTGGTATATGTGCAGGATGGAACGGGGCGTTACCTGTCCTTTTATTGGCAAAAAAGCGATCTATTAGGGTTTAACCCAGAGCAGATAGTCGCTGATGGCAATTCACAAGAAGTCTTTGCTCCAGTAGACAAGATTTCTTATACAGAAAGACTGCATCAAGTGATGACCAATTCGGTTCCAGAAAAGTTCCCCTTCTGGTTTAGTTGTCATCAAAATTTATTCGAGTTGGAATTGGTGATGAGTCCGATTATTCCGCCTTTAGGAACGGCTGCTACTACTGTCCTAGTTATGGGCAGGTTATTACAAGTTAAAGCGAATAATCAAGAAATAAATGTATCGATTACTACACCAACTCAAATAGACTTAGCTTCGCGATCGCAGCAGCACCAAAGACTGGTAAATAAAATTACCAGAAATATTCGCCGGACATTAGACTTAGACGCGATTTGGCAACAAACAGTAGATAGTTTGGGCAAAGCACTCAGGCTAGAGCGTTGTATTATTTGTCCTTACCAACCCTCTAGCTCAAAAGTGCGTGTAATTGCCGAATATCATCAGCCAGACCGCGTTTCTATGTTGGGTTTGGAAATAGATGTAACAAAAGAACAAGCCTTCGCTCAAGCTTTGTCAACCTTGGAACCAATTATTATGGAAGTTCCGGGGTATGATCTTTGTCCCCAACAAAAGATTTTAGTAGTAGCTACTTGTTATCAAGACCAAGCCAATGGCTTGATTGCTATTAATCTACGCGATGAATGCTATCCATTAACTAACTCGGAAATAGAACTAGCCAAAGAAGTAGCAGACCAGTTAGGAACAGCGATCGCTCATGCTACCTTATACAAAGAATTAGAAGCAGCCAGACAAAAAGCCGAAGAAGCATCCCGCCTCAAGAGTGAGTTTCTCGCTAACGTCTCCCACGAAATTCGTACCCCCCTAAACGGCATGATTGGTTTCCTCAAGCTAATTTTAGAGGGTATGGCAGACGATGCCGAAGAAAGAAATCAGTTTTTATCCGAAGCCCATCAATTATCTTTACACCTGCTCAACATTATTAACGACATTTTAGACATAGCCAAAATCGAAGCCGGCAAAATGGAGTTGGTTTGCGCTCCCGTCAAACTAGAAGAGCTATTCTCGGATGTAGACAACTTCATGCGCCCACAAGCAGAGGTAAAAAATCTCAGTTTCCGAATGCAGTTACCCCCCACCTCAGATGAAATTGTTGTTGAAGGCAATTATCAACGGTTGCTGCAAGTCATGTTAAATATAGTCGGTAATGCGATTAAATTCACCCACGAAGGTGGTATTACCGTTACCGCCGATGTTGTACTAAAAAAAGGGAAATTCCAAGAACAGCAGTTCCCTGGCATGGTGAGAGTCAGGATAGCCGATACTGGTATTGGCGTTTCCTTAGACCAACAAGACAAACTATTTCAACTATTCTCTCAAGTAGATGGTTCCCGCACTCGTCAGTATGGTGGTACAGGTTTAGGGCTAGCTATATCCCAAAAACTTGTAGAAACGATGGGCGGTGAAGTACATTTTTACAGCTTGGGTGAAGGATTAGGTTCTACAGTCACCTTCACAGTACCCCTATATCAACAGCCTGTAATGCTGTCTTCTAGTGATAGTTCTTCTAGTATTGATTAA